The Tessaracoccus flavus genome includes the window GCGCTCGAGGAAAGCACCCGCGACGAGCGCGCCGCCCCATCGCTTGCCCGCACCGGACTTCATGTCCGCGACGGTCGACTTCAGCTCTTCGCGTGTGGCGTCGGTGAGCGGCAGCTCCCAGAAGTCCTCGCCGGCGGCCTCCGCCGCGTCGAGCAGCAGGTCTGAGGTCTCCTCGCCGTTGGTGATGAGTCCACCAGTGCGCAGCCCCAGCGCCACCATGCACGCTCCGGTGAGCGTGGCCACGTCGACGATGAGGTCGGGCTTGTCCTGCCCGGCGCGGGCGATCGCGTCGGCCATGACGAGCCGTCCCTCGGCGTCGGTGTTGTAGTTCTCGACGGTCTGCCCGTCGAACATCGTCAGGACGTCTCCGGAGCGGAAGGCGCTGCCCGAGGGGAGGTTCTCCGCGAGCGCCGCGTAGGCGGTGACCTTGACCTTCAGTCCGAGCGCAGCGATGGCGTTGACGGCGGCGATGACTGCCGCGGCGCCCGACATGTCGTACTTCATGCCGGCCATCTGGCCGGCGGGCTTGATGTCGAGGCCGCCGGAGTCGAAGGTGATGCCCTTGCCCACCAGTGCCAGGTGCCGCTCCGCGCCGCGCGGGGCGTAGCTCAGCCGCACGAGGCGGGGCTTGCGGGCGGAGCCGCCGCCGACTGCGAGAATGCCGCCGTAGCCGCCCCGCTCGAGTGCCTTCTCGTCGAGGATCTCGACGGCGACCTTCTGCTCGCGCACGTGGGTCTTGGCGGCCTCGGCGAAGCTCTCGGGGTAGAGGAGGTTCGG containing:
- a CDS encoding leucyl aminopeptidase, which encodes MTRTDPTLNLTKSLPRSADVLLLGLATIHQGDRALVGLSPELGKSYQKAYGRSLAELASAMGAKTALEEVTQLPPLGSTRVFVVGLGDADVTPHGLRGALGNALRCIAGLEDAQGLEVAVSLELSDPELIQAAAEGAVLGAYSFQPITGTAKPSPVASISFITPLTGTEQRTALTTAQHTAAAVCQARDWVNTPPNLLYPESFAEAAKTHVREQKVAVEILDEKALERGGYGGILAVGGGSARKPRLVRLSYAPRGAERHLALVGKGITFDSGGLDIKPAGQMAGMKYDMSGAAAVIAAVNAIAALGLKVKVTAYAALAENLPSGSAFRSGDVLTMFDGQTVENYNTDAEGRLVMADAIARAGQDKPDLIVDVATLTGACMVALGLRTGGLITNGEETSDLLLDAAEAAGEDFWELPLTDATREELKSTVADMKSGAGKRWGGALVAGAFLERFVGDGVAWAHLDIAGPAENPESAYGYVPKGGTGVGVRTIVTLAGLLQR